In Bacillus sp. NP247, one DNA window encodes the following:
- a CDS encoding DEAD/DEAH box helicase: MIKDMQPFLQQAWEKAGFKEFTEIQKQAIPTILEGQDVIAESPTGTGKTLAYLLPLLHKINPEVKQAQVVIVAPTRELVMQIHEEVQKFTAGTDISGASLIGGADIKRQVEKLKKHPRVIVGSPGRILELIRMKKLKMHEVKTIVFDEFDQIVKQKMMGAVLDVIKSTMRDRQLVFFSATITKAAEEAARDLATEPQLVRVTRAEAKSLVEHTYIVCERREKNDYIRRVMHMGNVRAVAFLNDPFRLDEITRKLQFRKMKAAALHAEANKQEREATMRAFRSGKLEILLATDIAARGLDIDDLTHVIHLELPDTVDQYIHRSGRTGRMGKEGTVVSLVTEQEERKLLQFAKKLGIVFTKQEMFNGSFVETKPKAPKKKKPAFTGKKKPR; encoded by the coding sequence ATGATAAAAGATATGCAACCATTTTTACAACAAGCTTGGGAAAAGGCTGGTTTTAAAGAGTTTACTGAAATTCAAAAACAGGCGATTCCAACTATTTTAGAAGGACAAGACGTTATAGCTGAATCTCCAACTGGAACAGGAAAAACATTAGCGTACTTATTACCCCTTTTACATAAAATTAATCCTGAAGTAAAACAAGCTCAAGTTGTAATTGTAGCGCCAACTCGTGAACTTGTAATGCAAATTCATGAAGAAGTTCAAAAGTTTACAGCGGGAACTGATATTTCTGGTGCGTCTTTAATTGGTGGTGCAGACATTAAGCGCCAAGTAGAAAAATTAAAGAAACATCCGAGAGTAATTGTTGGTTCACCAGGACGTATTTTAGAATTGATTCGTATGAAGAAGTTAAAGATGCATGAAGTAAAAACGATTGTATTTGATGAGTTTGATCAAATTGTAAAACAAAAGATGATGGGTGCTGTACTTGATGTAATTAAATCAACGATGCGCGATCGTCAATTAGTATTTTTCTCGGCGACAATAACAAAAGCTGCAGAAGAGGCGGCACGTGATTTGGCAACTGAGCCACAATTAGTTCGTGTAACACGTGCAGAGGCAAAGAGCCTAGTTGAACACACGTATATCGTTTGTGAACGTCGTGAAAAAAATGATTATATTAGAAGAGTTATGCATATGGGAAATGTAAGAGCAGTTGCCTTTTTAAATGATCCTTTCCGCTTAGATGAAATTACTCGGAAATTGCAATTCCGTAAAATGAAAGCAGCAGCTCTTCACGCAGAAGCGAACAAACAAGAACGTGAAGCAACGATGCGCGCATTCCGCAGCGGGAAATTAGAAATTTTACTTGCTACTGATATTGCAGCACGTGGATTAGATATCGATGATTTAACACACGTAATCCACTTAGAGTTACCAGACACAGTAGACCAATATATTCACCGCTCAGGCCGTACTGGACGTATGGGTAAAGAAGGAACAGTTGTTTCTCTTGTAACAGAACAAGAAGAGCGTAAATTACTTCAATTTGCAAAAAAATTAGGTATTGTGTTTACGAAACAAGAAATGTTCAACGGATCATTTGTAGAAACGAAACCGAAAGCACCAAAGAAAAAGAAACCAGCATTTACTGGGAAGAAAAAGCCTAGATAA
- the ytfJ gene encoding GerW family sporulation protein gives MDHPIQGLMKAAMENLKEMVDVNTIVGEPVQTADGGVVLTVSKVAFGFGAGGSDFQTNDGQRANGTPAFGGGSAGGVSITPVAFLVVNKDGVNILHLQNATHLAEKIIELAPQTIDKIQSMFQKDEKKEGNHHPQNPDDIL, from the coding sequence GTGGATCATCCAATTCAAGGATTAATGAAAGCAGCAATGGAAAATTTGAAGGAAATGGTCGATGTAAATACGATTGTTGGAGAGCCTGTTCAAACGGCTGACGGTGGTGTAGTGTTAACGGTTTCTAAAGTGGCGTTCGGTTTTGGAGCTGGAGGATCTGACTTCCAGACAAATGATGGACAAAGAGCGAACGGTACCCCTGCATTTGGTGGCGGTAGTGCGGGTGGTGTTTCAATTACACCAGTAGCATTTCTAGTCGTGAATAAAGATGGGGTAAATATTCTTCATTTACAAAATGCGACACATTTAGCAGAAAAAATAATTGAATTAGCTCCACAAACAATCGATAAAATCCAATCGATGTTCCAAAAAGATGAAAAAAAAGAGGGGAATCATCACCCTCAAAATCCAGATGATATCCTTTAA
- a CDS encoding DUF3952 domain-containing protein — protein MKLKKKDKMMIVLSIVASLLSGCGFGETKIEYERLVKALDEGDMKTVMSASDDGYAYVKERSIYGIFEEKEDGTHSKTIYQTTEGIYNTIEKKIFGETTEEIATNIKNEKEKADISNYKEEEIYHTNIMYEGGEVKTVKTAFDVSDVKLIMDRLQGIKDLKPSEDTKGFDEPNIVSYSLTESQFQQVLNDKLKLEYDEFIGSSIGLHFNAIKDSKKGSMGLLEIRIAVSVKKENALKQQQIFVSFNDKKSNNKIKEDYLNYQRHFNYVGD, from the coding sequence ATGAAGTTAAAGAAGAAAGATAAGATGATGATAGTTCTGTCAATAGTAGCAAGTTTATTAAGTGGATGTGGTTTTGGGGAGACGAAGATAGAGTATGAGAGATTAGTAAAAGCATTGGATGAAGGTGATATGAAGACGGTTATGTCTGCGAGTGATGATGGGTATGCTTATGTGAAAGAGAGAAGCATATATGGGATTTTTGAGGAAAAAGAAGACGGTACTCATAGTAAAACAATCTATCAAACAACAGAGGGGATTTATAATACAATTGAGAAAAAAATTTTTGGAGAAACAACGGAGGAAATAGCTACAAATATTAAAAATGAAAAAGAAAAGGCGGATATTAGTAATTACAAAGAAGAAGAAATTTATCATACTAATATTATGTATGAAGGTGGGGAAGTGAAGACGGTAAAAACAGCATTTGATGTGTCCGATGTTAAATTAATTATGGATCGCTTACAGGGAATAAAAGATTTAAAACCGTCAGAAGATACAAAAGGATTCGATGAACCGAATATTGTTAGTTATAGTCTAACAGAATCTCAGTTTCAACAAGTACTAAACGATAAATTAAAGTTAGAATATGATGAATTTATTGGTAGCTCAATTGGATTGCACTTTAATGCTATAAAAGATTCAAAGAAAGGATCTATGGGACTATTAGAAATAAGAATAGCTGTAAGTGTAAAGAAAGAAAATGCTTTAAAACAACAGCAAATATTTGTAAGCTTTAATGATAAAAAAAGTAATAATAAAATAAAAGAAGACTATTTGAACTATCAAAGACATTTTAATTATGTAGGTGATTAA
- a CDS encoding permease has protein sequence MRRKRNHHFKSGEKHFKSGEKNEEYAAEISPAGIPIRHDRKEIANEIEGTNTGAMIGYVALFLSLFSIAFYPVTLGSLAILVGLLAVNFGARTLGYTAIGFGSFSVLFTLLYPLALSAF, from the coding sequence ATGCGAAGAAAGAGAAATCATCATTTTAAAAGTGGTGAAAAACACTTTAAAAGTGGTGAAAAAAATGAAGAGTATGCAGCTGAAATATCTCCAGCTGGTATTCCGATTAGACATGATCGTAAAGAAATTGCAAATGAAATAGAAGGTACAAATACCGGTGCAATGATAGGCTATGTCGCATTATTCCTTTCATTATTCTCCATTGCTTTTTATCCTGTTACACTCGGCTCCCTTGCTATTTTAGTTGGCTTATTAGCTGTCAATTTTGGAGCGAGAACACTTGGATATACCGCAATTGGTTTTGGAAGTTTTTCTGTTTTATTCACTTTACTCTATCCGCTTGCTTTATCAGCGTTTTAA
- a CDS encoding GNAT family N-acetyltransferase, with amino-acid sequence MMRKLTKKDHEQVFAYLKEEAALNLFIIGDLEAFGYETDFQELWGVYKENGTLKSILLRFHDTFIPYSKEEFMVTDYEALLSAYKPLKLSGKSTIVERFETAPSVQLGAKNEMYFCECLDDNNLPSTPVQETIKLASLDDVERIMQLRSNIAEFPTANESEKILRQAIQTNTGRTYYIEKDGALIASASTSAENSLSAMVVGVCTHPNHRGNGYASLILQKMIQDFTNEGRTLCLFYNNPAAGRIYKRLGFKDIGMWTMYR; translated from the coding sequence ATGATGAGAAAATTAACAAAGAAAGATCATGAACAAGTATTCGCTTACCTAAAAGAAGAAGCAGCCCTTAACTTGTTTATTATTGGGGATTTAGAAGCTTTCGGTTATGAAACAGACTTTCAAGAATTATGGGGCGTATATAAAGAGAATGGAACATTAAAATCCATTTTACTTCGCTTTCACGATACATTTATACCGTATAGTAAAGAAGAGTTTATGGTTACTGACTATGAGGCACTTCTTTCCGCATATAAGCCGCTTAAACTCTCTGGCAAGTCAACTATTGTAGAAAGATTTGAAACTGCTCCAAGTGTACAACTAGGCGCCAAAAATGAAATGTATTTTTGCGAATGTCTAGATGACAATAACTTACCTAGCACACCTGTTCAAGAAACAATTAAACTTGCTTCACTAGATGATGTAGAGCGAATTATGCAATTACGAAGTAACATCGCTGAATTCCCAACTGCTAATGAATCAGAAAAAATCTTAAGACAAGCTATCCAAACAAATACAGGACGTACATATTATATTGAAAAAGACGGTGCACTCATTGCTTCCGCTTCTACCTCTGCTGAAAACTCATTATCCGCTATGGTTGTTGGAGTCTGTACACATCCGAATCATCGCGGTAATGGCTATGCTTCGCTCATATTACAGAAAATGATTCAAGACTTCACAAATGAAGGCAGAACGCTTTGCTTATTTTATAACAACCCAGCTGCTGGACGAATTTATAAACGTTTAGGGTTTAAAGATATTGGGATGTGGACGATGTATCGATAA
- a CDS encoding formate--tetrahydrofolate ligase: MTTTTTVKSDIEIAQEASMKKIQEIAADLNILEDELEPYGHYKGKLSLEIFKRLQDEKDGKVVLVTAINPTPAGEGKSTVTVGLGQAFNKIGKKTVIALREPSLGPTMGLKGGAAGGGFSQVVPMEDINLHFTGDIHAITTANNALAAFIDNHIQQGNTLGIDTRKIVWKRCVDLNDRALRNVVIGLGGPVQGVPREDGFDITVASEIMAVFCLATDIQDLKARLSRIVVAYNFANQPVTVKDLGVEGALTLLLKDALKPNLVQTLENTPAIIHGGPFANIAHGCNSVIATTMAAKLGDYVITEAGFGADLGAEKFLDIKARAAGIKPEAVVIVATIRALKMHGGVAKDQLKEENVDALAKGMENLQKHVETIQSFGVPFVIAINKFITDTDAEVTYLQEWCNERGYAVSLTEVWEKGGQGGVDLAEKVLKEIEKGENNYAPLYELELPLEEKIRTIAQKVYGAKDIEFAPKARKQLAQYEGEGWSNLPICMAKTQYSLSDDATKLGRPSDFIVTIRELKPSIGAGFIVALTGTMLTMPGLPKQPAALQMDVNEAGKAVGLF; encoded by the coding sequence ATGACAACTACTACAACAGTTAAATCTGATATTGAAATCGCACAAGAAGCAAGTATGAAGAAGATTCAAGAGATTGCAGCTGATTTGAATATTTTAGAAGACGAATTAGAGCCATATGGACATTATAAAGGTAAGTTATCTCTTGAAATTTTTAAGCGTTTACAAGATGAGAAAGACGGTAAAGTTGTTTTAGTAACAGCGATTAACCCAACTCCAGCCGGAGAAGGTAAATCAACAGTAACAGTTGGTTTAGGTCAAGCTTTTAATAAAATTGGTAAGAAAACAGTAATTGCACTTCGTGAACCATCTCTTGGACCGACAATGGGATTAAAGGGTGGAGCTGCAGGTGGTGGTTTTTCACAAGTAGTACCAATGGAAGATATTAACCTTCATTTTACTGGAGATATTCATGCGATTACAACTGCCAATAACGCATTAGCGGCGTTTATTGATAATCATATCCAACAAGGAAACACACTTGGAATTGATACGCGTAAAATCGTTTGGAAACGCTGTGTTGACTTAAATGATCGTGCCCTTCGTAACGTAGTAATTGGTCTTGGTGGACCAGTTCAAGGTGTACCACGTGAAGACGGTTTCGATATTACAGTAGCATCTGAAATTATGGCCGTATTCTGCCTTGCAACAGATATTCAAGATTTAAAAGCACGTTTATCTCGCATTGTTGTCGCTTATAACTTTGCAAATCAACCTGTAACGGTTAAAGATTTAGGCGTAGAAGGTGCGTTAACATTACTATTAAAAGACGCATTAAAACCGAACTTAGTACAAACGTTAGAAAATACACCAGCTATCATTCATGGCGGACCATTTGCGAATATCGCTCACGGTTGTAACAGTGTTATCGCTACGACAATGGCAGCAAAATTAGGTGATTATGTTATTACAGAAGCTGGATTCGGTGCAGATTTAGGTGCCGAGAAGTTTTTAGACATTAAAGCACGTGCAGCTGGTATTAAACCAGAAGCGGTAGTTATTGTTGCGACTATTCGTGCGCTTAAAATGCACGGTGGTGTGGCGAAAGATCAATTAAAAGAAGAAAATGTAGATGCGTTAGCAAAAGGAATGGAAAACTTACAGAAACATGTTGAAACAATTCAAAGCTTCGGTGTTCCATTCGTAATTGCCATTAACAAATTTATTACTGATACAGATGCAGAAGTTACATACTTACAAGAATGGTGCAATGAGCGTGGCTATGCAGTATCCTTAACAGAAGTTTGGGAGAAGGGTGGCCAAGGCGGAGTTGACCTTGCTGAGAAAGTGTTAAAAGAAATTGAAAAAGGTGAGAATAACTACGCACCACTTTATGAATTAGAATTACCATTAGAAGAAAAAATTCGTACAATTGCTCAAAAAGTGTACGGCGCAAAAGATATTGAATTTGCTCCGAAAGCACGTAAGCAATTAGCTCAATATGAAGGAGAAGGTTGGAGTAACCTACCAATTTGTATGGCGAAAACACAATACTCTCTTTCTGATGATGCAACAAAATTAGGTCGTCCATCTGACTTTATCGTTACAATTCGTGAGTTGAAACCATCTATCGGTGCTGGGTTTATCGTTGCATTAACAGGAACAATGTTAACAATGCCTGGTCTTCCTAAACAGCCAGCTGCGCTTCAAATGGATGTAAATGAAGCTGGAAAAGCAGTAGGTTTATTCTAA
- a CDS encoding VOC family protein: protein MIHKVGQIMLYVNNQDEAVDFWTEKVGFHVIAEEDNKQGMRWIEIAPTNDAETSIILHNKEVISKMSPELNLSTPSLMFFSENLEQLYTDLTNKNVTVGEMVTMPSGKVFNFADSEGNYFAVMEKNK from the coding sequence ATGATTCATAAAGTTGGACAAATTATGTTATATGTAAATAATCAAGATGAGGCAGTAGATTTTTGGACAGAAAAAGTAGGGTTTCATGTAATTGCAGAGGAAGATAACAAACAAGGAATGAGATGGATTGAAATCGCGCCAACTAACGATGCAGAAACGAGCATTATACTACATAATAAAGAAGTTATTTCTAAAATGAGTCCAGAATTGAATCTTAGTACACCGTCTTTAATGTTCTTCTCAGAAAATCTGGAACAACTATATACAGATTTAACAAATAAAAATGTTACAGTTGGCGAAATGGTAACAATGCCTTCAGGTAAAGTGTTTAACTTTGCTGATAGTGAAGGGAATTATTTTGCGGTTATGGAAAAGAACAAATAA
- a CDS encoding sugar phosphate isomerase/epimerase, with the protein MDRKLGMFLNTKHIEVNEGIQKAREWDLKYIQLYAMNKNFNLANISKVEWITLKESLSLNGMKVPSLAINFGENGIVGTEIDSAIDQFKYTTDKGLELGARIITAHIGKIPDDEKSEYYNKMERVCDEIGDLAFKFGGVFAIETGSEKAIVLKRFLENINAKGLAVNFDPANIISDVNENLIESLFLLKEYIVQTYIKDCKEVKSNGSSKYIEVAAGNGEVEFDTFFKALDEIGFDGYNMIERNDYFDQLDGMSQSINFVKKYI; encoded by the coding sequence ATGGATAGGAAATTAGGAATGTTTTTAAATACGAAACATATTGAAGTAAACGAAGGGATACAAAAGGCGAGGGAATGGGATTTAAAATATATTCAATTATATGCTATGAATAAGAACTTCAACTTAGCTAATATTTCAAAGGTAGAATGGATTACTTTAAAGGAAAGTTTATCTCTTAATGGAATGAAAGTTCCATCATTAGCAATTAATTTTGGAGAAAATGGAATTGTAGGAACGGAAATTGACAGTGCAATAGATCAGTTTAAATATACTACTGACAAGGGGTTAGAACTCGGAGCAAGGATAATAACAGCTCATATTGGGAAAATTCCAGATGATGAAAAAAGTGAGTACTATAATAAAATGGAACGGGTTTGTGATGAGATAGGAGATTTAGCATTTAAATTTGGGGGAGTCTTCGCAATTGAGACGGGATCTGAAAAAGCGATAGTGTTAAAAAGATTTTTAGAAAATATAAACGCAAAAGGATTAGCTGTTAACTTTGACCCAGCAAATATAATAAGTGATGTAAATGAAAATCTGATAGAGAGTCTATTTCTCTTAAAAGAGTATATAGTACAAACATACATTAAAGATTGTAAAGAAGTAAAAAGCAATGGTTCAAGTAAGTATATAGAAGTCGCAGCAGGAAATGGTGAAGTGGAGTTTGATACATTCTTCAAGGCATTAGACGAAATTGGATTCGACGGGTATAACATGATTGAAAGAAATGATTATTTTGACCAACTTGACGGAATGAGCCAGTCGATCAATTTCGTAAAGAAGTACATATAA
- a CDS encoding bifunctional 2-polyprenyl-6-hydroxyphenol methylase/3-demethylubiquinol 3-O-methyltransferase UbiG yields the protein MTKFNWHESAEKKWDNNAEFWNQNSQEMWDSGSRSTIIPFFEQYVEKEVQVLDVGCGDGYGTYKLSLTGYKAVGVDLSEVMIQKGKERGEGPNLSFIKGDLSSLPFENEKFEAIMAINSLEWTEEPLQALNEIKRVLKQDGYACIAILGPTAKPRENSYPRLYGKDVVCNTMMPWEFEQLAKEQGFEVVDGIGVYKRGVNEKMLGQLPTELQQTLTFLWVFMLKNV from the coding sequence ATGACGAAGTTTAATTGGCATGAATCGGCAGAGAAAAAATGGGATAATAATGCAGAGTTTTGGAATCAAAATAGTCAAGAAATGTGGGATAGTGGGAGCAGGAGTACAATCATTCCATTTTTTGAGCAGTACGTGGAAAAAGAAGTACAAGTGTTAGATGTTGGCTGTGGTGATGGGTATGGTACATATAAATTAAGTCTTACTGGGTACAAAGCGGTTGGGGTGGACTTATCGGAAGTTATGATTCAAAAGGGTAAGGAACGCGGAGAAGGTCCAAACTTATCTTTTATAAAAGGTGATCTTTCTTCATTACCATTTGAAAATGAGAAATTTGAAGCAATTATGGCAATTAATTCTTTAGAATGGACCGAGGAGCCATTGCAAGCATTAAATGAAATAAAGCGTGTTTTAAAGCAAGATGGATACGCATGTATTGCAATTTTAGGACCGACAGCAAAACCGAGAGAGAATAGTTATCCTCGCCTATACGGAAAAGACGTTGTTTGCAATACGATGATGCCTTGGGAATTTGAACAGTTAGCAAAAGAACAAGGATTTGAGGTTGTAGATGGTATCGGCGTATATAAGCGTGGAGTAAATGAGAAGATGTTAGGTCAACTACCTACAGAGTTACAGCAAACGTTAACGTTCTTATGGGTATTTATGTTAAAAAACGTATAA